One window of Fusarium keratoplasticum isolate Fu6.1 chromosome 2, whole genome shotgun sequence genomic DNA carries:
- a CDS encoding F-box domain-containing protein, giving the protein MLSCALCGRWLKKSDKPTWMREYRAIYVSGVNLCEAKLSGVGRFGGSGRKHLPAESHRRYDDADFNENARVEFRSRFHKGGPGSQGDSPPRVWGFVFHAACWEIIGILFQPDAQLIFSLCFSMPIHGETILDWGHDYGGIVVGIPDDENPPMLTYIARPSIPGYGRDPYAMYSIRRLFNPANIPKHMLIDIPARHSPANPDGDVFRRLPNELLQAILVELPREDVGRLRQASPSFANLHLSESFWASRFWRGHEFHHIFETLRSRPDSWEKLYLALRYMEPRLADRKRIWSLALELESLQNQVSGRVCKGARLLTAFDTSKNGRIKKNEHTRDWRKLDWNTAGINLCTEYELFYVGCRPWFARILRFRPRLRVRHLWVSFVRMSGRSFVSGFRFVKPNGKINSLGYIHPDQEVKICFSNGRHESPYTISGWQLAVERQGFRAVAVLTADGTMSCWAGGPDDVPRWRLRGLGKRISIVKAEFDVSWASFYD; this is encoded by the exons ATGTTGTCCTGCGCTCTTTGCGGTAGATGGCTCAAGAAGTCCGACAAGCCCACATGGATGAGAGAATACAGGGCTA TCTATGTGTCGGGTGTCAACCTTTGCGAAGCCAAGCTTTCCGGCGTTGGCAGGTTCGGGGGCTCTGGTAGAAAACACCTACCGGCAGAATCCCACAGGCGCTACGACGATGCAGACTTCAACGAGAATGCACGCGTGGAGTTTCGGTCGAGATTCCATAAAGGCGGACCGGGGTCACAGGGTGACTCACCTCCTCGGGTCTGGGGGTTCGTCTTTCATGCGGCTTGCTGGGAGATCATCGGGATCCTCTTCCAGCCTGATGCTCAACTCATCTTTTCGCTGTGCTTCTCCATGCCGATCCACGGCGAAACGATCCTCGACTGGGGCCATGACTATGGAGGAATCGTTGTCGGAATACCTGACGACGAGAACCCTCCCATGCTGACCTACATAGCACGCCCCTCTATTCCTGGTTACGGCAGGGATCCCTACGCGATGTATTCCATCCGGAGACTGTTCAATCCGGCGAACATCCCGAAGCACATGCTCATCGACATCCCGGCCCGACACAGTCCAGCCAACCCGGATGGGGATGTGTTTCGTCGTCTACCAAATGAGCTCCTGCAAGCTATCCTCGTCGAGCTTCCCCGTGAAGATGTCGGAAGACTACGGCAAGCGTCACCCAGCTTTGCCAACTTACATCTGTCAGAATCCTTTTGGGCCTCTAGGTTCTGGCGAGGACACGAATTCCACCACATCTTCGAAACCTTGCGATCCCGTCCCGACTCCTGGGAGAAGCTCTACCTGGCACTGCGATATATGGAGCCGCGCCTGGCTGACCGGAAGCGCATTTGGAGTCTGGctttggagctggagagtCTGCAGAACCAGGTATCTGGCAGAGTCTGCAAAGGGGCTCGTCTTCTGACAGCTTTCGACACATCCAAAAATGGCCGGATAAAGAAGAATGAACATACACGCGACTGGAGAAAACTCGATTGGAACACTGCTGGTATCAACCTCTGCACAGAGTATGAGCTATTCTATGTGGGATGCAGGCCTTGGTTTGCTCGGATTCTCCGTTTCCGACCACGTCTCCGCGTTCGCCACCTCTGGGTGTCATTTGTGCGCATGAGCGGCCGCTCTTTCGTCTCGGGCTTCCGGTTCGTCAAGCCAAATGGGAAAATCAACAGTCTGGGCTACATCCACCCCGACCAAGAGGTCAAGATTTGCTTTTCGAATGGTCGACATGAATCCCCATACACCATCTCTGGGTGGCAGTTGGCCGTGGAAAGACAAGGATTCCGAGCGGTTGCTGTGCTGACTGCCGATGGTACCATGTCTTGCTGGGCAGGTGGGCCGGACGACGTCCCCAGATGGCGCTTGAGAGGACTAGGAAAGCGAATATCAATCGTCAAGGCGGAATTTGATGTGAGTTGGGCCTCTTTCTATGACTGA
- a CDS encoding Carboxylic ester hydrolase — protein sequence MLGHSLALALATTTLPGLVSAAPSGTDAPVVTLRNGSYYGIHNSAYNQDYFLGMPYAQPPLKDLRFRHPHSLNTTWDGLRNATEYQSKCYQYGYPTGPLTGGSDDCLHLNVIRPSGVADEKLPVLVWIHGGGLVGGFSGDPGNNLTYLVDESVKMGSPIVAVSINYRLAAWGYLWSKAIKEAGEGNNGFRDQRFALQWIQENIAAFGGDPDKVTIWGQSGGARGVASQLTAYGGRDDGLFRAAILESATGFHTAFREETVKDALDWDKGYAQLLKLTGCESAKDSLQCLREVPSLELAEKIGNITFPVYLDIVDGDFIQDDRSGLVRQGKFAHVPVINGAATDDGDFFAQKGINTTTEWEAYLRKEGASNSTIEAISALYPDIPRVGLPATFEGRPTGELASYGAQWKRALAFGGDRAMHAPRRAWVKTWAAANLSAYSYRFDVVSGDRNPVQGAGHSVDLPFVFRNTDRLAQLNATEPIPGSFNALAVSISRKWISFAANLDPNFEGMQGEKWPAYEEEGGKNLVFHINDTSLVHVEDDTYRTEQLEYLNKKLWKTGLEEGK from the coding sequence ATGTTGGGTCATTCTCTTGCCCTAGCTCTGGCGACTACCACGTTGCCGGGACTTGTTTCAGCGGCCCCTAGTGGTACCGATGCTCCCGTTGTCACACTTCGGAATGGCTCCTACTACGGCATTCACAACTCGGCCTATAACCAAGATTACTTCTTGGGCATGCCATATGCGCAACCACCCCTCAAGGATCTACGCTTCAGACATCCCCACTCCTTAAATACGACTTGGGATGGACTTCGTAATGCAACGGAGTATCAGTCCAAGTGCTACCAGTATGGGTATCCGACAGGACCACTCACAGGGGGCTCTGATGACTGTCTTCATCTAAACGTCATCCGCCCCTCAGGAGTCGCGGATGAGAAGCTTCCTGTGCTTGTCTGGATTCACGGCGGCGGTCTTGTTGGAGGCTTCAGCGGTGATCCTGGCAATAACCTCACTTACCTTGTCGACGAATCTGTCAAGATGGGATCACCAATCGTGGCTGTGTCAATCAACTATCGCTTGGCTGCCTGGGGATACCTGTGGAGCAAGGCAATCAAGGAGGCGGGAGAGGGAAACAACGGCTTCCGAGATCAAAGATTCGCCTTGCAGTGGATCCAGGAAAACATTGCGGCATTTGGTGGCGATCCTGACAAGGTTACCATCTGGGGTCAGAGTGGAGGTGCCCGTGGCGTTGCGTCCCAGTTGACGGCTTATGGTGGAAGAGATGATGGGCTATTCAGGGCAGCCATCCTCGAGAGTGCAACAGGATTTCACACAGCCTTCCGTGAGGAGACTGTCAAAGACGCTCTTGACTGGGATAAGGGATATGCTCAGCTGCTCAAGCTGACGGGATGCGAATCAGCCAAGGATTCCCTACAGTGCCTCCGAGAGGTTCCCTCTCTTGAGTTGGCCGAGAAGATTGGAAATATCACATTCCCTGTCTATCTCGATATCGTCGACGGCGACTTTATCCAAGATGACCGCTCTGGGCTGGTTCGACAAGGAAAGTTTGCTCACGTACCTGTTATCAACGGCGCTGCAACAGACGATGGCGATTTCTTTGCTCAGAAGGGAATCAACACGACAACAGAGTGGGAAGCCTATCTACGCAAAGAGGGAGCGAGCAACAGCACCATTGAGGCAATCTCGGCTTTGTATCCAGACATTCCCCGTGTCGGTCTCCCTGCTACTTTTGAAGGACGCCCAACAGGCGAGTTGGCATCTTATGGTGCTCAATGGAAGCGTGCATTGGCCTTCGGTGGAGACAGAGCCATGCACGCACCAAGAAGAGCTTGGGTCAAGACTTGGGCTGCTGCAAACCTCTCTGCATACAGTTACCGCTTCGATGTTGTGTCTGGAGATCGTAATCCAGTCCAAGGAGCAGGTCACTCAGTTGACCTCCCTTTTGTCTTCCGTAACACCGATCGCCTAGCTCAACTCAACGCCACAGAGCCAATCCCCGGTTCCTTCAACGCCTTGGCGGTCTCGATCTCGAGAAAGTGGATCAGCTTTGCGGCAAACCTGGATCCCAACTTTGAGGGGATGCAGGGTGAGAAGTGGCCGGCGTatgaggaagaagggggaAAGAACCTTGTGTTCCATATCAATGACACTTCTTTGGTACATGTGGAGGATGATACTTATCGGACGGAGCAGCTCGAGTATTTGAACAAGAAGTTGTGGAAGACTGGCTTGGAGGAGGGAAAATAA
- a CDS encoding DAO domain-containing protein yields MERFDVAVVGLGALGSAAAYHASLKGAKVIGFEQFEFGHVRGASSDTSRIVRTSYGEPEYVALARSAYKDWADLERRTGQELLTITGGIIFFPPNTGHKMFSIEGYTKSLDLNGVPYELLSAQEANKRWPQFKVPENVQAVYTADSGIAHASKSVSAMQFLARQHGAVLKERTPVDRVTPDGAGTGVVIETPKGKFHAKKVILATDAWTNKLLKPLKAEIPLDVMQEQVTYFRPKDSDLRSFEQDKFPVWIWGGVPSFYGFPSYGEPTIKAGRDTSYNRMTPEERTYIPSPELSKELQDFMSNTIPGKGEPMRTVTCQYTITPDRQFIISPLEKHKDVIVALGAAHGFKFAPAIGRAAAELAIDGKSTNDLSLFGVPKVDAPSSKL; encoded by the coding sequence ATGGAACGGTTCGATGTAGCTGTTGTCGGCCTGGGTGCTCTTGGAAGTGCGGCGGCATACCACGCTTCTCTCAAGGGCGCCAAGGTTATCGGTTTCGAGCAATTCGAGTTTGGCCACGTTCGCGGAGCTTCCAGTGATACTTCTCGTATCGTCAGAACTTCATACGGAGAGCCCGAGTACGTGGCACTCGCTCGATCGGCTTACAAGGACTGGGCCGACCTGGAGCGAAGAACTGGCCAGGAGCTGTTGACCATCACTGGCGGCATCATCTTCTTTCCCCCAAACACTGGCCACAAGATGTTCTCTATCGAGGGATACACAAAGAGTCTCGACCTTAACGGGGTTCCTTATGAGCTTCTCTCTGCTCAAGAAGCGAACAAGCGGTGGCCTCAGTTCAAAGTCCCTGAAAACGTCCAGGCTGTCTACACTGCCGACTCTGGTATCGCCCACGCCTCAAAATCAGTCTCGGCTATGCAGTTCCTGGCTCGCCAACACGGCGCCGTTCTCAAGGAGAGGACTCCAGTTGACCGTGTCACACCTGATGGCGCTGGTACCGGCGTTGTCATTGAGACACCCAAGGGAAAATTCCATGCCAAGAAGGTCATCCTCGCAACTGATGCCTGGACCAACAAGCTCTTGAAGCCTCTCAAGGCAGAAATTCCTCTTGATGTGATGCAAGAGCAGGTGACCTATTTCAGACCAAAGGACTCAGATCTGCGAAGCTTTGAGCAAGACAAGTTCCCCGTCTGGATCTGGGGCGGCGTTCCCAGCTTCTACGGCTTCCCCAGCTATGGCGAGCCAACAATCAAGGCTGGCCGGGATACCTCATACAACCGCATGACCCCCGAGGAACGAACCTACATCCCCTCGCCAGAGTTGTCAAAGGAGCTCCAAGACTTTATGAGCAACACAATACCTGGCAAGGGTGAGCCCATGCGAACGGTGACCTGCCAGTACACTATCACACCGGACCGCCAGTTTATCATCAGCCCGTTGGAGAAGCACAAGGATGTCATTGTGGCCTTGGGTGCTGCGCATGGATTCAAGTTTGCACCTGCGATTGGtcgtgctgctgctgagctggCGATTGATGGAAAGTCTACCAATGACCTGTCTCTCTTTGGGGTTCCCAAGGTGGATGCACCTAGCAGCAAGCTGTAG
- a CDS encoding MFS domain-containing protein — MPSLAPRSYQLLVGVFASLGAFLFGYDLGVIAAVVASDTFKSQFDPNTSEEGLVVSMFTAGAFFGAGAGGTLGDRIGRRGTIVVGAIVFLLGGGLQTGARNIHFLWTGRFISGLGVGVLCMIVPLYQAELAHPHIRGRITALQQLMIGVGAFIATWVGWACFVELGSSSAQWRVPLAIQNVPAIFLAALTYLFPESPRWLADKGKDEETLHTLARLHANGNVEDPFVMAEYDEIRNSIQYEHQHAAKSYKELFKSRSAFRRLFLCCAIQASVQMTGVSAIQYYSPTIFKQIGIATDDTLKYQGISNGLAIVAQACAMLLIDRTGRRWPLIGGNLFNSVTFIIASILLALFPPGTSSNLSAQWGFIVITWLYNFSFSSTCGPLSWIIPAEVFDTNTRAKGVSIATMASFAFNTMIGQVTPKAMESIGYRFYFLFVVCNVTNALFFWVFLPETARRPLEQMNEIFSSKSWVVIGKSTSYGGATNDVESHVDKTEVTHEAEKRQN, encoded by the exons ATGCCGTCTCTGGCCCCAAGGTCCTATCAGCTCCTCGTGGGCGTATTCGCCTCGTTGGGAGCATTCCTCTTTGGCTATGATCTCGGTGTCATAGCTGCTGTTGTCGCCTCCGACACATTCAAGTCCCAATTCGACCCCAACACATCGGAAGAAGGTCTTGTCGTCAGCATGTTCACTGCAGGTGCCTTCTTCGGAGCAGGGGCTGGCGGTACATTGGGCGATCGTATCGGTCGACGAGGAACAATTGTTGTCGGCGCCATCGTGTTTCTTCTTGGTGGAGGTCTCCAAACTGGAGCTCGGAATATCCACTTCCTATGGACTGGACGATTCATCTCCGGCTTAGGAGTTGGGGTTCTCTGCATGATCGTCCCTCTCTACCAGGCAGAACTTGCACACCCGCATATTAGAGGTCGTATCACGGCTCTGCAGCAGCTCATGATTGGCGTTGGAGCTTTCATCGCAACATGGGTCGGATGGGCTTGCTTTGTCGAGCTCGGTTCTTCCAGTGCCCAGTGGCGGGTTCCTCTGGCCATCCAGAATGTTCCTGCGATATTCCTCGCGGCATTGACGTACTTGTTTCCCGAGAGTCCTAG ATGGCTCGCCGATAAGGGCAAGGACGAGGAAACTCTCCACACGCTTGCAAGACTACATGCAAACGGCAACGTCGAGGATCCCTTTGTCATGGCTGAATACGACGAAATCAGAAACTCGATCCAATACGAGCATCAACACGCAGCCAAATCGTACAAAGAGCTGTTCAAGTCACGAAGTGCCTTCCGCcgtctcttcctctgctGCGCCATCCAAGCCTCGGTCCAAATGACAGGTGTCTCAGCAATCCAGTATTATTCGCCTACCATTTTCAAGCAGATTGGAATCGCCACGGACGACACGCTCAAGTACCAGGGTATTAGCAACGGATTGGCTATTGTCGCCCAGGCCTGTGCCATGCTGCTGATTGATCGCACTGGACGTCGATGGCCTCTTATCGGAGGAAACCTCTTCAACTCAGTCACCTTTATCATTGCGTCTATTCTTCTTGCCCTGTTTCCTCCGGGAACATCCAGCAACCTGAGTGCGCAGTGGGGTTTCATCGTCATCACATGGCTTTACAACTTCTCTTTCTCGTCCACTTGCGGTCCGCTCAGTTGGATTATCCCTGCCGAAGTGTTTGATACGAACACTCGAGCCAAGGGCGTCAGTATCGCCACGATGGCCTCTTTTGCGTTCAACACGATGATT GGACAAGTTACGCCCAAGGCCATGGAATCAATCGGCTACCGGTTTTACTTCCTCTTTGTTGTCTGCAACGTCACCAACGCCTTGTTCTTCTGGGTATTCCTCCCCGAGACAGCCCGCAGACCCCTCGAGCAGATGAATGAAATCTTTTCAAGCAAGAGTTGGGTTGTTATTGGCAAGAGTACTTCCTATGGTGGTGCCACGAACGATGTCGAGAGCCATGTTGATAAGACTGAGGTGACGcacgaggctgagaagagaCAGAACTGA